The Mycolicibacterium smegmatis genome has a window encoding:
- a CDS encoding response regulator transcription factor, which yields MRRADGNPIRVLVVDDEPVLAELVSMALRYEGWDITTAGDGASAIAAARETPPDVVVLDVMLPDMSGLDVLRKLREQIPGLPLLLLTAKDSVEDRIAGLTAGGDDYVTKPFSLEEVVLRLRALLRRTGVTSEDGGAKIVVGDLVLDEDSHEVTRGGDPIALTATEFELLRFMMRNAKRVLSKAQILDRVWSYDFGGRSNIVELYVSYLRKKIDSGREPMIHTLRGAGYVLRPPR from the coding sequence ATGCGTCGGGCCGACGGCAACCCGATCCGGGTGCTGGTCGTCGACGACGAACCCGTGCTCGCCGAACTGGTGTCCATGGCGCTGCGGTACGAGGGCTGGGACATCACCACCGCGGGCGACGGTGCGAGTGCGATCGCGGCGGCGCGGGAGACGCCGCCGGACGTCGTGGTGCTCGACGTCATGCTGCCCGACATGAGCGGCCTGGACGTGTTGCGCAAGCTGCGCGAGCAGATCCCGGGGCTGCCGCTTCTGCTGCTCACCGCCAAGGATTCCGTGGAGGACCGCATCGCGGGTCTGACCGCGGGCGGCGACGACTACGTCACCAAGCCGTTCAGCCTCGAAGAGGTCGTGCTGCGGCTGCGGGCGCTGCTGCGCCGCACCGGCGTGACCAGTGAGGACGGCGGCGCCAAGATTGTCGTCGGAGATCTGGTGCTCGACGAGGACAGCCACGAGGTGACGCGCGGAGGCGATCCGATCGCGTTGACCGCCACCGAGTTCGAACTGCTGCGCTTCATGATGCGCAACGCCAAGCGCGTGCTGAGCAAGGCCCAGATCCTCGACCGGGTGTGGAGCTATGACTTCGGTGGCCGCTCCAACATCGTCGAACTGTACGTCTCGTATCTGCGTAAGAAGATCGACAGCGGGCGCGAACCCATGATCCACACGCTGCGCGGTGCGGGATATGTTCTTCGTCCCCCGCGCTGA